ACAAACTCAAAGTGGTTAAAGTGGAGAATTAGCCTCTTAGATATTTTTCAACAAATTTTCCAGAAGCACATTTTCGCGCAACTGCGACTTCTCTGAGATGTCAGCACCAGATGAAATTTATGTTAAAGAATGATATTTTTGTACGTTTACGTTGTTTACAAGTCCTGACTGCAGATGGAAGTGAAAGCATGTAAATCCTTATTCCACAGGTGGTTCTCGGAAACCAAATTGTTGGGTTCCTGTGTAAAAAAGTTATTCTTTTCTATTCTGCAAATGTTAGAGTGAATGTGTGActgatggagagcagagagtgtttgagtgtttaaGAGCTGGCAGGACTCAATTCTCACCTTCAGTTTCCTGCCTCGTAAATCCACAACACAGAGAACATCATGTCAGCTGCACGAGGGCTTCACTGCGTGTTAAAAACAGCtgaccaataataataataataataataataataataataataataataataataatgataataataataacaaacacgTGTCTATTATCCTATGTATTTGACAGTGCAGAAGTaggctacaaaataaaactaaattaatgttcaatattattattgtataaTTATTATAGATGGACATATTACATAATCACACTTCCTCTATGGAGTTTCTATTAACAAGCCCGTCTTGATGAATAATACATTCGATGGATTATAAAAATTTGATAGGTCAGCCATTTTAAAGCCTTAGCATCATATTATAGGATATTCTACCAAAAATTGTCGAGACATTTAAATATTGTCTATCTCTCTAAATGCGAATTTGGTGGGAAAATAACTTTATTATTCGATGCAGATATAGAAACTCACAAATATCATCCCGTGCTTTTCTCTAGCTCGAAGTCTGGGATATGCTCCATGTGTTGTATACTTTCCAGAGTGGCTGCACTGAAATAGCTGATaacactgccatctagtggacacAGCCAGAAAGCAACACCTAAATCATCTCAGGTTGAATTAAACCACAACTACAATACTGCCTTTATAGCTTAAAATGGGACGTAATACGACGTTAAATTACGTCTGTTTTTTCATAGTGAACTTGGATTATTTTCTGCTCTGATATTTGTAGAAAAtgcgttttatttattttttatagtaaGGCTATTCTACAGTCTTGTACAGTGTTGTTTGTATGTCTGTGTATCACACAAATCATTCATGATTGGGCATTTCCTGCTTTCTATTTTTAGAAAGTGGCAGAAAGCAAATAAGACAGGCTGACGTCACGGGTTGTCGTGTATATTTAAGGACTCTAGTgcccccctccctttctctctctctctctctctctctctctctctctctctctctctgtcagtaaCATACCCATCCTCTTCTTCATGGATATGGCCACCCAGCTGCTCTATCCATCCCATCCGCAGACCACGTGACCCACATCTCCCATGTCCTTCACTAGTTCATTCAGCATGATGGCTGCGGATGCTGCGGATGCTCTCTGCTGCATCCTGCATCCGCACcggctctctctcctcctcctcctcaccgtcaccctctcctctctgccggTTCCGACAGCAGCGCTGCTCGGTGTCCGGCCGGAGGACACTCAGAGCGGGGAGCTGTCGGTGCAGGATGGGATACTGAGGGCGACCGAGGGGACCCGCTTCATGCTGAGGGTTTACTACACTGCATCCCCTGCCGCGGAGCATCCCAACAGCCTAAACGTCAGCGGCAGACCTGACGCTGCTCCTGCCGCTCCGTGGATCGCGTTTATAGAAGAACCAGGGGATGACAGCGAGGATTCAGAGAGGCAACTTCGCTCCAGAGGGAATCCATGTGAGGAGGAGGACGCCAGGAGCTCTGACATCGAGCTGCTGGGCTCCTTCAGATCCACCTCAAGTCAGAACTCAGTTTTGGTGGAGCTGCTGGCGAAGGACCTGCGCAGAGGAGAGGTGATCAAACACTACTCTATGTGCGCGTTCGATGGAGTGAAATGGGAGCATTTCAGCACCAAAGACTTCTGGTTAGCGGTGGTGGAGAGACCTCCAGAGGCAGATGTTTGGCTCCAGGCTGGGGTCTCGGTACTGCTGTTGGCGCTGTCAGCGCTCTGCAGCGGGCTGAACATCAGCATGCTGGCTCTGGACCCCGTGGAGCTGAGGGTTCTGCAGAACAGTGGCACGGATAAGGAGCAAAAATACGCACGGAAAATCGAGTCTGTGCGTAAACATGGAAACTACATCCTGTGCACTGTGGTGCTGGGCAACGTGCTCACAAACACATGCTTTGTAGTGTGGATGTGCCAGATTTTAGGGATGACTGCTCTCTCAACTGCCTTTTGCACTTTGGGGATATTCTTTATTGGAGAGATTTTACCTCACTCCGTTGCGTCCAGGCACAGCCTCGCCATCGCCTCCAAGACCCTCTGCGCCACCCGCCTGCTCATGCTGGTCTTCTTTCCCATCGCATACCCAGTCTCCAAAATCCTGGACATCATGCTGCACCAGGAGATCAGCAGCTTCTACACCAGGGAGAAGTTGGTGGCCATGCTGCGCGTCACAGACCCGTACCATGACCTGGTTAAAGAGGAGCTCAACATCATCCAGGGAGCGCTCGAGCTGAGGACCAAGACCGTGGAGGACGTGCTGACCCCACTGTCAGACTGCTACATGCTCTCCTCGGACGCCGTGCTGGACTTCTGCACCATGTCTGACGTGATGCAAAGTGGATTCACACGGATCCCAGTGTACGAGAACGACAGGTCCAACATCGTGGACATCCTTTTTGTTAAAGACTTGGCCTTCGTGGATCCTGACGACTGCACACCTCTGAAAACAATCACCCAGTTTTACAAACATCCCATGCACTGCGTGTTCAACGACACCAAGCTGGATGTGATGCTGGAGGAGTTTAAGAGAGGTAACTCCACTTTCAGTCATGTCAGACTTGAGTAAGAAGTGAGTGCTGAGTGTGTGAGGCTCCATTTGAGTGTTTTAGATCAGTCTTCAGGCTCCCTCCTACCACCTCAGAGATAAATGTGCTTTGAAGTGACTGTTCACTTAATGAACTAAGTTTTCAGAGGAGGATCCAATGTATACAGCGGCCCAATGGCTCACAGTGGGCCTGCTTGAGAAACCCTTTGATCCTCAGAGCAGTGGGATCCATATGTGAAACGTGATACAGTGTGACACAGTGAGAGTGGTTCAGCCAGAGGTTAAGGCTACTGAGGACCAGGATGCATGCGGTTATCTGGAAAATTTATGTTTGAAAAGTCTTTTCATGACAGAAACACCTTGAACTTTATCTGCCCTCAGCTAGTCATCCCCCCCTCCCTTTATATCTTCCTAAGTGCATCAGttatcttcttttctctgaGATGCTACGTTgagctgtgtaaaaaaaaagagcaagaaTGGAAGCATTTTCCTTCCCTGGAAAAGCAGAGGAGGTCAATATCTTATCTCTGTGACTCACACCTTTTGTCTGATTAGGATTTTTGCTGATGCGTGCATTAGCAGTGTTCCTGAGATTGGAAAGTTTGATATCAAAgtcattttaaagctgcaggatCATCACTGTACAGCTCAACATGTCATTGTAAACGCAGAGCCAATAACTGATGAACTTGATTTGATATAGAAGGGAGACACTAGCCACTTTGGTTGGGGTGGGTAAAGTTTGGAGAAAGGACTTTAGCAATATAAACActttagataataataataatcctgcAACTTTAAATGTCTGTCACATGAAACTTTGAAACCCCAGGAATTTATCACACATATATAAGTTACCATCAAAAAATCGATTTAGTACATTTTCCATCaatgatttcaaaatgttgtcttttaaaaCTGCAAACAACAAAATATCTGTCTTCTGCTCCTTAGTCTTCTTCCTCTCATTACCATTACTATTGTTGTGATTATTGTCATTATCAGAGATTTCATCAGTGTATTTGTGTGCTGTAATACTGCTAATGCACTGACCAACAAAGGCAAGGATGCATGAGTCACATTAAGGTGATGTTAACTGTCCCTGCTGTTCTTTCAGAGCAGGAAAACACCTCTACTTTTGCTTCAAGTGCCTTTTCAATACCATTTATCATTACATTTGATAAAAAAAGCTATTAACTAGTTGATTAGGTTGGATATAGATGGTAGAAACAAGTAACTTTGGTGTGATCAGGTCATGGTAAAACGTCTTTTGCaacacaaacttttaaaatgataattatGTGGCTTTTAAATGGCTGTcacatcaaatatataaaatctCTGCAGTATATTGTGTGCAAAGACCACCCTAACATAAGGACTACATTAGAAGGAGTCTGATTATGTAATGttttcattaatattattaacataTATAATGTGGCGAAAGctgcttttgtcttttaaagGGCACATATGCATAAAAGGGTAATTATTGTACTCTCATCTTAATTTTTGTATATATTagagatgataactgtgtctgAGTCTTAATGCTCTAACTGTACTGTTCAACAAAAAGCTTATCAGGCAAAATAATGTGTCAATAATTACAATATTtactaaatataaacacatttcagaTGTGAAGGTCACGAACCGATAGCCTTTGTTTAACAGAGAAAGTAGAAACAAGCATTAGTAGTGTGTGTAAATAATCTTCATGGTGTTATTGTCATGAGGAAAGGACTTTTGTGACATCAACACTCATGatcctgcagctttaaaatagCTGTCACAACAAAGTTTTATATCCCAGGGATCTATTACACATAGAGCCTTGTACCAAAGAGGAAATGTggttatttcatatttataatgagaatatttttatCACATGAAGTATTTTTGTAACAAATCCCAGCTTTGTGAGTCAGCTTGAGGTGACATTCACTGCCCTGCTGTCGATCCAGTGAGGGGTGATGTCACTACTCTTGCTAATGTATCTTTTTCATACAATTTAGCATCACGTTTTATAGCTAAATCTGATTACTGATACACTTGGTTTATAGGAAGGTATACTGTTGGCAGTTGCAGCAGATGCAGTGAATATAACTTCAATTTGAACCCTGCTATCTTTTCTTCTGATTACCATCTTTGCTGATAAGTGCAGTCACAGTattacagcacaaacacactgatagCATCTTTGCACCGCCAACCTGATGTGTCACCTCTCTGCAGGAACCCCATTCAAACTTGATGATCCCATTGAATATGATTTTGAATCCATGCAAGAAGCTCAAACTGTTCCCTGAATGTGTCACAGGCTCTAATAGAGACATATGAGAGGCTACCTCTTATGTAAGGTTTTCATTGGCATTGGCTTATGTTGTCAGGATTTAGATGTAAATCTGTCTCATTGACAAAGAGAGCTCAATAGATggaggcagccaatcagaatgtGGAAGGAGACCCAGCGGTGACTTTGGCAGGCTCATAAATCACATTGCTACTTACGGTTAGACGGGTGGACCGCTTCATTTTGCTCCAGATTATGGGGGATGGCTTTGGTTTGACCCTGACGTATGTGTTTCTATATtgtgctttatttatagaagagGCTAGGTGAACTCAGGCTTCACCTTTAGGTTGTTTGTGCCCACCCTAAGTGTCAGCCCTAACCGTGACTTTGAAGCAGCTTCCACTCTGCAGGTCGTCGCCATGCAATCCTGCAGAGCGGCCATTAAAAATTCAACTCCAACCTTTCCCCCTTCTCCTCAGCCTCCTTCCTCCTTGCCTCTGATGGATTAAAGGCTCCTACTGTTCAGGAAGCCCGGCTGGGAGCCGGGAGGATGTCTTACTGAGGAGGGTGAAGAGCTGGGTTGAAGGCTGGGGGGGGCGTTGGTATAAATGTCACCATGCAAACACGTTGTATAGCAgaaaacagatattttttttactttccatGCAAGCTATACTCTTTATCTCATGTGTTTGTGGGGCATGAGAGAATACGGTAAAGAGCAAGTGTGTGCTGCAAGGAAAATGGGCAAAAAGTGATATTTGAAACGGGCCAGGGGGGTCTGGCACCATGTTGTTCCTAGAGCATTTGTCTTCATATAAGGGACAGGAGAAAGTAGGGTTCTGCAGGTATGTATCAGGAAGCCCTCTGCTATAAGGAAGTGACTTATTGTCTGACTTTGGGAACGTCTCAGTATCCAGGGTGTTATAAAGGTTAATGAGTAATTAAGTTGAATGAACGACACAAAACCTGCAGGGAATCCTTTTTAGAGAGATGAGGTGTTTCATGGATCGTGCAATTAGTCTTCAGGTTAAGTTTTAAAGGAAAAGTATCaaaaacacactgtaaaaataTTCACACACAAGTAAAAGTTATGTACTGTTAAAGGTGCACAAGTATTAACACAAACGAGGAGCAAAATGTGCCAAAAAAATGGAAAAGAGGGTCCCTGTCAGTGCCTCTTTATTAACTTAAAGGAATATACAGTACACTTTTAATCAAACTTGCAAAACCTATGTGtaatttgtaatcttaatatgaCACAAAATACTAGTGCCCAACAGAAAGGTGTCAGTGAGGATGTCTCCAACCGCACCCTCATGCCCGTGCTTTTGCCCTATAAAGCCTGCCAACTGGCCATTAGTCGTCACTGCAACCCAAACATCACTGCCACTGTCAACACACCCAGGCTCTCCAGGTATTGACAATACTGATACGACCTAAACTTACCACTTGGCCCCTAATGGCCCACACACCTTTATTATAGATACAGATGGGCAGCGAGAGCCAACATGTGCacagggttatcaagtgggcacctACCTTTACCGGTGTTTAGTCATGATAGGCCCACAGCACTTCAGAGAAGCTAGCAGTTAGCTACCCTACATGTCAGCTCCCACCGCCCTTCATACCTACATGTGGAGGGAGGAACAGAGGGGAGGAAAACAGAGAGTAGAGTCtggaaataaatatttgaaaacTAATAGAAAAGCCAGAGCCAGGGCAAGAAGCCTGTTTGGACTAGAGCTCATCACTGCTTGGTTAGGTTGTGCGCTCTACCTCCTTCTACTCCCTTAATCTCAGTATTAATATAAGCTATACTTTATAATTGTGGTTGGTCATGGTGGAGCTAATTTGAACTGCTTCATACTTCATATTTTATAACCTGATTGCTTTGTATGTGAAGCCTTTATCTGGACAGTTTCTAACAACATTaggattcaaataaatgctgcagcGGAGTTAAAAGTCGAATATTTCTGCCTGACATGTGGGCGAGTGGAGGTGTATAGTAgtatcaaataaaaatgcaagtGCCCAAATATTTCACATCCATCTTTGTTTATCTAACTAGCTTTTTTCCCAAATACCAGCCTCTCATACTGCATGAAATGTAGTATTAGTGATCACACCAGTCAATGCTCCATACTTTACCTTAATTAGCCCCTCACAAAGTTAGCTTGTTCAAGGAAAGTTGTCATgtgacaacaacaaacaacaacagtgtaCTGCTAGTGCAGTGTGTTGTGTTAGACAAAGCTAACAAAGTGTCAGTTGAGTGTTTTTGCACTTATTTCTGTATCCTGCTGGTATCAGAAAGGTACCTTGAGTCAGTTGATACTTGAGCCTGGGTATCAGATTTGGTATCGGGTATGAAAAAGTGTTGTTGGTACACTGAAGACAGGGAGAAAAATAGCTCCAGAGATATAAACATTGCATTATTTATCCCTCTGTGATACAGTTTAGATGGAATGCTACGATCCGAACGTCATCAGTACACAAGCCCATGATGCTCAGTCTGAAACAGCACACTGAGTTCAATCATAGACCGGGGGAGCTGAGGGAACAGGCGGAGCAGAAACATTTGCAAAGGGGACATCCGTGGTAGACCCAGTTTCACCCTgggcatttgtgtgtgtgtgtgtgtgtgtgtgtgtgtgtgtgtgtgtgtgtgtgtgtgtgtgtgtgtgtgtgtgtgtgtgtgtgtgtgtgtgtgtgtgtgtgtgtgtctgcctgtgtaTGAGTCTggcaagtgtgtttgtgtgtgtgccattCTGCAAGAGTATGATGTAACATATGAATGATGTAATGCAGTGCCAGGCACATTAGCAGCTGAGGGCATATCTACGTCTGACTCACCTGAGCTATTTGGACAAGCTGACCTGAGCTCCGAGCGCAACCTCAGCCTCATGTTTAAAGATGGCCGCctgtcaatcagtcagtcaacaagggaaggttttctttttttctttttcttgtttcagtGGATTAAAGCATTTGATCCATTTTATCCCCTGGCAGTGATCCCCTAAATCGGCCCATCTCATATGAGCCACAGATTTTGTTGGAAGCACAGTTGGAGACTGTCTCTGGTTGAACGCCGTGTTCCAGTGACATCATGAACCCGGTTAGATAACTTATTTGGTCACTAAATGGACTTAAGCTGTGACGTAAAAAGGAGTGGCTGCGGCTGCTATGATGATGAGGCAAAATATCCCAAACAAAGAgtatatttctttaaatgtctgGTTTTACCCTGGGTTAAATTTGCATATGGAGTCGTGTTTCTGTTCCTGTGATCGTGGTcattttcctcttcctgttct
This genomic interval from Notolabrus celidotus isolate fNotCel1 chromosome 4, fNotCel1.pri, whole genome shotgun sequence contains the following:
- the LOC117811435 gene encoding metal transporter CNNM1 — protein: MSFTSSFSMMAADAADALCCILHPHRLSLLLLLTVTLSSLPVPTAALLGVRPEDTQSGELSVQDGILRATEGTRFMLRVYYTASPAAEHPNSLNVSGRPDAAPAAPWIAFIEEPGDDSEDSERQLRSRGNPCEEEDARSSDIELLGSFRSTSSQNSVLVELLAKDLRRGEVIKHYSMCAFDGVKWEHFSTKDFWLAVVERPPEADVWLQAGVSVLLLALSALCSGLNISMLALDPVELRVLQNSGTDKEQKYARKIESVRKHGNYILCTVVLGNVLTNTCFVVWMCQILGMTALSTAFCTLGIFFIGEILPHSVASRHSLAIASKTLCATRLLMLVFFPIAYPVSKILDIMLHQEISSFYTREKLVAMLRVTDPYHDLVKEELNIIQGALELRTKTVEDVLTPLSDCYMLSSDAVLDFCTMSDVMQSGFTRIPVYENDRSNIVDILFVKDLAFVDPDDCTPLKTITQFYKHPMHCVFNDTKLDVMLEEFKRGKSHLAVVQRVNSEGEGDPFYEVMGIVTLEDVIEEIIKSEIVDETDLYTDNRNKRRVSHHERKQQDFSIFKLAENELKVKISPQLLLATHRFLATEVEPFRPCHLSEKILLRLIKHPSVVQELKFNPKNKHAPQHYLFQRNKPVDYFVLILQGRVEVEIGKEALRFENAAFSYYGMPALIPPLPIGHRFSSRGSGLNQSDSLLCGGSVGQLTAGGGAYLPDYSIRQLTDLQIIKITRNHYQNALTATRMDSSPQTPDPMDPKGRPQIPEARSHSIALPLTHTHTRLGLARLAHLHPHGGLRNMSQLNERNRIVRSKSDGQRSPNDTVFLRMDEIPYIHEDRPETFGENDVPTESLPSTSPFISSRSLSSSEENIGKRLLRKLSNKRRKKSLDEERCLEERSEESSEQLPAAS